tctACAAATTGAAATCCAAAACTGAATTTTGTTCCACTCTTGGTCGATTGTCTTTGAAGGtcgtaaaaaatatattcagaagCTATACGAAGCTCGTGAAACTCGAAGTACATTGTTTCACTGCTAATATTTACTTTTCATTCCATGATTTCAGCCCAATTGAGTTGGAATCTTTTATTTAGATAGTTGTTTGGGTTTGCAACTCGCTGATCGTTTACGTCAACTTCCTGGTCTGCCCTGTATACACCAGTCATCTGAGTTTCGTAAAATTCATCCTCAGGAATATGAACGCGATCATAAAACATACGTTACTTTTCGAATTTGCCACCAGTAGTTCGTAAACCTCTAGAAAGGGATTTGCACGATAATATATCACGAAATTTGAACAAACGAACCATCAGCATCAACTGCTGGGAAACGAAAGTAAATGTACAAGTTTCGATTTTCTTGATCCGCGTTCATCTGAAAATTCTGCTTCAATACACCTGTGTGGACTCCTTTACAAATTTATACTCGCTCAAGTAATGATTGACAACATTTTCCTGATATCTCAGTACAAGACAATGTTTCCCATCTATCTATCTGATGCTTACTTACCATCATCAACGGATCATCCTGCGATTGCGTCCATTCAGAATGCGGGGGAAGTCGTTCTCCAAGCCTTGGTAGCATGGGGGAATTCCCCATCGAGCGATCTCTGTTTGCCTCACGCATTGCTTTCCTGATTCTCGCCTCTTTCGGATTATAAACATAGTCTGAAATCAGAGACATTTCGctttaaatttttatgaaaaaaaactcAATTCCAAATCTTGTACCCCCTTCAGTTCAACAAAACCCCTAGAACTGGTTCGAATCCTCCTAGAATTTACTAGATAATTCCCAACAGATTGGATGCAATTTCAAAATTGGAGGAATTAAGACTGTAGAAGTAGAGTGAGTctatcatataattttttcttgtaAGTAGCCGCCCTTAGATGATTTTTTGACAGTATCTCGTTTCTGATAATGTATAAGGTATAAATGTGTATGttggattttttgaaataagCATTATTACTACTACTACCACCAGATACAGCTCCTTAACATGGCACCTaagaagaaatgaaattgaggaCACATGCTATGAGAGGAGATAAATTTAAAATATCTCGCAATTTTGGGGGGGGTCATGAAAATAGATGAACCTAGGACTGACCCTTGCGGTACCCCAAGGAGGCTTAACTTTTACTATTTATTGATTAAGAACTACTGTGTATGGTTTATTCGTTCATGTTCATTGATCAAGGGTTTTTCaatcataaaatctatatcGACTTTTCTCCCACGTAGCATCGTGATCCTAAGAAATTTTGAGTAGTTCGAAGTTCACAACCCCAACACTCATTTCACAGAAAACAGCTCAAGAGATTCGTCGGAGTATGTAACTAATGAGCTAATCAGACTACCCTGAATCAGTATTTCTCAGCTGACCAGTTTCTTTACATTTCTTTCTGAAAAACACGAATAaggaaatttctggaaaaaaaatgttgtgcTCGGAATCCAAAAATCAAAACATTCCCTAAATTTCGACGtggcaaaaaaatttcaaataaatttaGTTATCTTATTGCTCGTGAAATATCTGCAAGAATCATTTGTGGCCATAACAACACTTGATTTGGTAACTTCGGTTAACTTCTTTGAATGTAAAGAAAAcccaaaattaaattaaatgctTATTCTTATGGTTGAAAGAAACGAATAGATCTTAAAAACTTTCGTCCTCACTGAAACCTTCGGAACATCCTGCCATATGAGAGGGGGGCGTATCCAGCTTGTACGTTTTCACTGTTCGCACAAGAAACTGAGAATGCCAGATTGGTCTACGAGTGCGATTTTAAATTCTGTAACAACAAGACTGATCTCCGCCTTCATTACCTGGAAAATGTGGAGCTTGCTGCCAATGTTGCTGGTAGTATTGGGAATTGTAGTAATCTTGGTAAAAATGCTGCCCGTAGTAATCCCCCGCCTGGCTGTATTCGTTATCGTAATAATCCGACCTAAACCCGTAGGAACTCCGATACGGCATGTAATTACAACAGTCCATTTTGAGAAAAACCGACTAGACGGCGGCGtgagtgaaaaaaatcaaaactcTTTGTACCTGCTTCGGCGAAAAAATAAATTTGGCACTATTAGTTCGGAGCTATCGACAGCATGATCGGACGCGCCGTTATCGATGGCGATGCGAGTTTCGCGCCAAAATCGCGACTGGAAACGGTCGACGGCGGGCGTCTCAACTGGCGACGCCGGACGCCGTCGCCGACTGAGGACGGCGTTGGAATCAATACGGCACTCGGGGACGGCGTGCACCTGAACCGGAGAGGCGCGCCTCGACGCTCGATCCGTACCGGCAGTGGTGTGCTTTGGGGATACTGCAAGAGGATATTTTCGGTTCACGCGAATTCGCCTGCCCTGTAAATATGGCATCGACTAGGTAAATATGCAAACATAGAGCGGAGTTTCGTGAAAATTTACGTGTATATCTCCTGCGTCGGCTTTGTATAACTTCAGCGAGTCCATAAATGAATTTTATCGACTAGACTAAACTAGAATCGCTAGAATCGTCAGGATTTTATCACACTATATGCGCATTTAGTCCATGCTATCCACCTATAGATGGTGCTGCCGCAGTGTCGGGTATAAATACATACATATCcaggtccagatcgtaaccaagaaattttaaccacgtactctacatcaaaaataagccctagtttgtcatataaacatatgtcgagaaatgtttccgcTCCGAGATACggagtgttaaaattatagaaaaaaaaatgtttttcattgataactttcacactgcttgaaatatttttatgaaatttgagacataggtttggAGCTTCAAGGAGCACTtcttgcataatatcatttctgtTCTATTTTAcgagtggcgtccgtactgcagcgagactaaatattttcagatgaaaaaatgatacgccactggtttttccgacaataaaaattactatttaaatccttatttaatttggagcaaattcggtctcttgactttttgctgaacgaggcaccgtttccggttaaaaaaataaaacacattctcatgcatgaagaaatcgccaaaatttgatatagcaaaaatagtcttattattatgtacctaccatatcaaattttggcgatttcttgagaatgtgttttatttttttaaccggaaacggtgcctcgtacagcaaaaagtcaagagaccgaatttgctccaaattgagtagggattcaaatagtaatttttattgtcggaaaatccagtggcgtatcattttatctgaaaatattcattctcgctgcagtacggacgccactggtagaatcaAAAAGAAACGATATTATGGagaaagtgctccttgacgctcaaaacctatgtctcaaatttcatagaaatatttaaagcagtgtgaaaattattaataaaaaacatttttttctctataattttaacaccccgtatctcggagaggaaacatttctcgacatatgtttatatgacaaactagggattatttttgatgtagaatacgtggttaaaatttcttggttacgatctggaccaccctgtataaccctcactggaccaccctgtataacccTCACTGGAGGCCCGCTACGTTTCAGCTTATATTTGAAGCCCTTAAGTTTAGCAGCGTCGCATTCAAAAGAGAATATGTTCAGTTCGTTTCAGTTTAATCATTCGACCTTTCAAAGTAATAAGAAATGTCCTGTTATCTGTGAAGAAATATAATCTTACGTTGCTATGAATGGGTATAACTAGAGGGGGACATAAAACCATGTTGAGAAGAATTAACAAATGGATTTgctttacacattcccaaattcaaaaaataataataaaattcaagCCAGCCTAGGTGTGTActggccttcaaaagactttgAGAAACTTGCTGTTAAAGAGACGTATTCTCCTTGAGTATAAGTCGACAAAGCAAATTCAGGAAATTCTATATGATGAAATGATTACACCCAGAAGAACATTTCCTTCACTGCCCTAGCATATATTTGGATCCTCATCGAAAGTGGCTCTGAGGATTCATCCTACAAAAGCGTATGCTTTTCTACGGGCTATCGATAAGTAGGTCATCGTCCTACACGCACCACATCCAGAGGCGTTACGTTCAGGTGGCGCTAAAACACCGCATGTGGCTGTTAAAATATATCCTAACATATACCTATCTCAGTTTCCTCACTCCATACTTACTTGGGTATTTCTTCTTGTGTTCGTTATCGATTATCTTGGCTTTGTCGAAATACTTATTCTTCTCAGATGGTTCGAGCGACTTCCAACTGCAACCGAGTCTCTTGCTGATGTCTTTGTTGGACTCGGTCGGGTATTTCTGAGCCATGATTTTCCTGTTGGCGTTTGCGAATAACATGAAGGCGTTAGGAGGTCGCGGAATTTTTCTGACCGTCAGGTTTTCCACTTCCTCATCTGAATCAGACATCAATCAATAATTTTCCAATCTTGATTATATGAATTTTCCAGAGCGTTCGAAAACTAAGTCATATTGGTATTTGGGGGTTGTTTCAATTTTTCCGATAATAAGTTGTGATGTTATGCTTAATTCCTGACATATTCTATAGATAAACCGTCTGATTTAACTCCTCATTTGCCCAAATGTGAATCTTATCGCGTCATTTCCCATATTGCcgaaaaaagttgaatacatTATAAATTCTATCATTCAAAAAAAGAATAAGATGTACAAAATCGTGATACCTACCTCTTTTGCAGCAATTCATTGGAATTAGGTTCGATCAAAAATTGTTTATCAGCCGAAGTATTGTTGGGGAGAACAATAAtgtcgaaaattattttattttcgaatgtCATCACAATTCGTCAAGCAGAATTGTCAAAACTGATTCTTAGCTAGCCATATCATGTAACTTTCAAAATGTAGCAACGAGATGAATGTTCGATAGTCATTCGTAAAAAAGGAACGTTATTTCGAAACAAGATATTACTGGTTTTAAACAATTTCAAACTAAGAGTCCCTGATTTTAAACAAAAATCTATATCTTTACTAATTATAGGTAGCCGAATGCTACCTATAAATGCGGGAAAGAAAAAGGGAAAAAAGTTATTTCTTTTGCTGTTGAGAAATAGAATAATCCCCGATAATTCGGAAAAGCGATTTTTCATCTCAAGGTTTGAATGACCCGCGCTCACAAAATATCGTTTCAATCGTAGTCTCTCATAGATCctaaccacagaacactaattactaatataaaaataatactcATCTATGGCCTGGCTGCTCACAGAGACATATTAAAATCAAAGACTAacatattagtgttctgtgctaACAACtctttattaaaattattaggtctatggccGACATAATACTGCTCTGTGGTCGCTGTcacagaaaaataataaattatattagtgttctgtgtttCTTACAAAGAAATCTGTGAAATTGTTATCTGTGTCTCTCCTacattagtgttctgtgctgCCTACTCTACACTCTTTTGGTGCCGATTTTTTTTAGATAAAGTTTTGTACGAAAAATCTATTGGTCCATATCTCAACTTCGAGGGACTATAGTTtagaacaaagattatagagttaggaagataggaaacagcctcatatcgctagtactaaaaagcgtatacgttttggcctgtgttgcccacaattgacaatcaggtggcgctgaaatcgtgctctcaaactgttgaataacagttttctatttcataattgaagggcgcgaaattcgaattctgttcctcaataaaagggcgcgaaattcgaattctattccttttattgaattcgagtagacttggtcgaaaccagaaaaaacatcctgagcgacaaaacaaaaataggcctttgttttgtgatcaagatgtttttttcatctaaacattgttgtgaatcaattaatatcaatgaaacactgtgttagatttgctatactttttatttgaaatatatagaaaaatttgacaaaattgaagattgtacatggtgtattcaaaggtcaggctttttttaacggaaggtacaattggtgaaaataattcacctttgaaaacatcctgtacacAAATAATTGAGCTCTGAATATAGGACACAACAGAACATGATGGAATGTTATATATCAAAGGTGTAATTTCTacacaataaatttttttccaattaatagaatcagttgaatttgtaaaatttttatcagaaattaatatgaacaaatattcgatacaacatatctcaagaattcttttacatattagttacagaattttcagaaccacaattaaaaacaaatttacataGGTGTAACCTGTATGTCGATAAAGATATGTAAGAATAACAAGTCAACTCCGAAATGCAAATAACTTCACTAATAACATGAATTGCATATCaacataataatacatatatccagctataaatgataaaattcagtgataaattgaaatacgtgTATCTATTCTAATGTATAAAATTGTAGTGTAAGAGCCTTGGAGTACAAGtgcattttatttggttttgagaaaatcagatttaaagttaaaaattatttccaaattcgaCCAGTTGGATTCTCTAGTACTTTGTATTGCTCTGTCTGTTTCACTTGAAGTTTTGGACTTACTCTTTTATACCATCCTCAGCTTGTCTCACCACTTACTCATAGACAACGTGGTGATCGCCAAAGTGCAACTCTTCACATAGACTAATTTCATCGTACATCAGAgaacaaatttcttttttctgctcaGTATTTAGGAGATGCAACCTCAAAGAATCTATAATGACTCTATGTATTCCAGGAGAAACTTTTTTACTGCAGTTCACCAAGTCAATGTCTGGACATACTGAAAATCCTATTCACTTcagagtactgaaaataaaaatcaatcaatatcagagtcacattgtacgagtttcaatacttacgttcagatatttatggtaaattcaaaaaacttattttcggagaatcttttgtactacagtttccacagttcctcaccatacaatagtttccataagacattttgagcaaagatatttgattttgaagttttcactaaggaaatacacaaaaaactctAATAATGAACGACTAAAATGAACTAAATAAACGACGAGCGGAAAGAGAAtcaaaacaaaacggccatgtttcttcaaatcttacaaaagtcaaattatgtttctccaaatggccgtcgaataaatattttaaccattctTGGCATCTTAGTACAACAATTGAACCACCAGGTGGCGCTACCGCAAGTGTATACGcttggtttcctatcttcctaactctataatctttggtttagaaggtatgatttttttcttcttataaAAATATCGAATATTTGGCATGTATCtgtcaaattttcatattcAATTAACCATTTTGCGCTTGAACAACTGAACTTAATCGATTTTTCATTAGATAAAACTGAATTTCGTCGAGTTTTTTTGAGGGCAACATTCGGATTCGGAggagtaacaaaaaaaaaatcaacaaatatttattgaaaacaggtcaaaacaaacacaaCAGAGAACAGATATATTCTATCCGAACCAATGGTTACCCATGCATTCTCTTGTCCATGGTCCTTGGCAAACCCAACACCAATGATATTCGCATCCAGCCCGACTGCAAACCATATGCATACAAcctcctgaaaaaaaattaatgaatctgaaaaaaaatgtattatttaATTTAATACCGTCTCTTTCAGTAGGTGTTCTGCATTTAGGACAAGGTTTTGTTAGTACTCTGATTGCAATCTTGGAAGCTTCATCCCATCTAGCACTGGAAGCTTTAGTGGGGTCTACACTATAAAGACAACTGGCAGAGTCTGTAGTTTCATCATTGGTTTGACATTCTCCTATATGGTATCCTTGCAAACAATCCCGGCAGAATACATACTGAAACAAGTGGGGAAAGATAATTCCCAGGTTATTTTctaatcaatcaaattcacatAAAAAAAGGTATACTTACACCACAGCCATGCAAGCAGCTAATTTTTTTACATCCCTCATCTATCAAAATTCCCATGCCACATCCAGGTTGTGGGCACAAAACACCCCCTGATCTCAAGACGAATTCTTCAGTAGCAAATTTTTGATACTGAGCATACTGAAAGAGATAACACTTATATTTTCCATTGGAAACTGTAGTACCAGTGAAAatctccagaaaaaaaatttagttcTTGAGAAGAGTTCTTGAAGTATCTTACCTGGGTTTCTGATAATAATCTAAAGTGATGCAATTCCTCAATAAATGAATCTGCACATCCTATAGGACATGATAAAGTATAACCATGCTCAGGATGTTGCCAAAACTGTCTTTCGGATAGTCTTACAGTGCAATACTGCTTGAAGCAGTCAATACAAATGACATGACGATCCTTGCAAGGGAACACTAGTACAGGATTActaaaaatttcattaatttttttcaaactcaACACAAAATTCTGTGTAAACAACACACACTTACCAAACATCGGCACAAGATAAACACGGAATATCTTTCAAATTTGTTTTGATCAAATGTAATGGAACTGTTCTATCATTTTCTCCCAAAGATGTATGTTCgcaacatttgaaaaaaaattcagcaaaAGTGAATTCTTCATTCTCAGACATCTGcaaaaatatttacattttaTTAGGAACATAAAAGctgatataaaaaatataccttCTTAGATTCACAGAATTCATTCTCACAATAACCAAGTATCTGCTTAGGTTTCAGAACATCATCCCAGTTTTGAGGATCTTCATAAACTGTAAAGGCACCACTTTTACATATTTCACAAATAACTCTCAGCTTTCCATTTTTTAGCGATTTGCAAGTTGGGCAGTAGACGTAAAAGTGAACCTTTCCTTCAGAATTATCTGAGAATCAATTTATGTCAATTGAACTCTAGACTGCTTGTGATTTATAAATTATCACCTTCATGTTTTTTATCCTCTTCAAGATCATAGAAAGATGTGTCTTGAAGAGTTTCATTTAAAGGTTTAGAACCGCTATCCTCTTCCTCAATTACACCCACTTTAGTcgtttctattttctttttaattttaacTGCATGAAGAGTACTCCTTTGACCCAAATTACATTCCTGTTTGAAATTTAAAGCAAATATTAATTATCTTGGTTGAATAAGAACTACTCACAGCCAGAGTAATCGTATCTTTCAATTCTTTACCagcaaaaattattttaaattcttttGGCTCTAGTCCCAATTGTGGGGCTACCATTTGTTTCACCTCTCGTATATCCCACATTCGATCCAAATTGACTGAAACGGTACTTCCTGTATTCGTTTTGATGAATATATTTAGACTGTCCGTAATGGATTTCTGACCAAAGCCAAACATATTCAGAATACGATAAACAAAACTTTTTAAAGTAAATAATACGGAGGTCATGGCATTCTTCGACAAATAACAATGATTGAATTACAAATTCAAGTCCAATTTTTTTACTTTGTCAAGctaattgaatttgaaatataCAATTATATTTGTTTCTTCCAGACAAAACTTTTTCATTAGATTTTAAAGGAAAGAAACCCATCAACTTCTATTTGCTCTAACCTAATTTTAAACAGACCATAGAATCTTTTTCGTCTACTTATTTGCCTGGCCATGTGTGCATGACTCTTCAGCAAAGAAGATAatccagagatatatctctgagAAAATCTTTGTTTTCAGCTaggaaaaaaccttttttttcccAAGAGACCAAAGATTAGAGAAACAAGGGGGAAGAACCTTCTGTAGTACTCGAACTTTGGAGCTCGAGCATAGactttattaagtctatgagctcgtgatatatattctatggtttcaaacataaacaagaacaatattttgaactttgaaaaattgtagAAATTCTAACTGTTCTGGTTTTTCACTCTTTTTGCTCAAGATATGAATATATTCACAGTAGGCCACACAATATAAATCAGGTAAATTATCCATTACTTAACTTAAAAGTATCTAAAGTATCTGTTAATGCAATGAGACATGATTGGGAAAATTTTGGTGatagaaaataatcaaaaaccTCAAAATTATCCTTCAAAATATATTTCTCCTGATTCTCCTTGATTTCATTACATAACACCTGGGAAACTATATGCAGTATAATATTTTACAGAATGAGTGAGGTTCTGATATGTTTGTCATCAGATGATGAAAATGAACCacctgcaaaaaaaattaagataagTCCAGTTGCACAAATTGAGAAAGAAGTGAATGAAAAAGACAAGAAGGAAAACAATTTGAACGATAGCATAATATGTTTGGATTCTGATGAAGAAAATGATTCACAAGATGTTGTAATGATAAATAAAGAAAACCTAGAAACTAATGGTTCAACAGAAGCATCTGTAAAAAATGCACTCAATGACCCAAATCAAATTGA
The nucleotide sequence above comes from Coccinella septempunctata chromosome 4, icCocSept1.1, whole genome shotgun sequence. Encoded proteins:
- the LOC123311888 gene encoding E3 ubiquitin-protein ligase parkin → MTSVLFTLKSFVYRILNMFGFGQKSITDSLNIFIKTNTGSTVSVNLDRMWDIREVKQMVAPQLGLEPKEFKIIFAGKELKDTITLAECNLGQRSTLHAVKIKKKIETTKVGVIEEEDSGSKPLNETLQDTSFYDLEEDKKHEDNSEGKVHFYVYCPTCKSLKNGKLRVICEICKSGAFTVYEDPQNWDDVLKPKQILGYCENEFCESKKMSENEEFTFAEFFFKCCEHTSLGENDRTVPLHLIKTNLKDIPCLSCADVCNPVLVFPCKDRHVICIDCFKQYCTVRLSERQFWQHPEHGYTLSCPIGCADSFIEELHHFRLLSETQYAQYQKFATEEFVLRSGGVLCPQPGCGMGILIDEGCKKISCLHGCGYVFCRDCLQGYHIGECQTNDETTDSASCLYSVDPTKASSARWDEASKIAIRVLTKPCPKCRTPTERDGGCMHMVCSRAGCEYHWCWVCQGPWTRECMGNHWFG